One stretch of Candidatus Falkowbacteria bacterium DNA includes these proteins:
- the gyrA gene encoding DNA gyrase subunit A yields the protein MPKKKQTEKKPNEEQAPIKAAVQDISIIDEMQSSYIDYAMSVIVSRALPDVRDGLKPVHRRILYAMWSVGLRSSSKFRKSATVVGEVLGKYHPHGDQAVYDSMARMAQDFNMRYMLVNGQGNFGSMDGDRPAAMRYTEAKLRGISEELLFDLEKDTVDFNPNYDGSHKEPSVLPAKLPHLLLNGGVGIAVGMATKIPPHNLMEVCDAVCHMIDNPDCNSEDLMEHVKGPDFPTGGIIYDQTEIKRAYTTGKGKIVMRGKTEIVESKAGQFKIIISEIPYQLNKASLLEKIAEFVKTKRLEGIRDVRDESNKDGVRIVVELKRDAFPKKVLNRLFKLTQLQSNFDVNMLALTGDYQPKVMNLFDILNYYLIHRQEVVVRRTKYELKKAEDRAHILEGLSKAIDKIDAVIKIIRKSKDKELAKQNLIKQFKFTDIQAVAILEMRLQNLANLERLKIENELKEKKKIIAALKKLLSSKKGILGVIKDELTEIKEKYGDERKTKIIKSAVGEFSQEDLVPNEPALVMVTTDGYIKRMPLETFKTQHRGGKGVIGLTTKEEDVVDLLFTTLTHNDLLFFTSMGRVFQLKAYDLPIGSRTSKGQALVNFLQLGPDEKVTEILPIKDQTDAKFLFMVTEKGTIKKTAIEDFANVRRSGLIAIRLKPGDRLRWVKPTNGKKQMMLISARGQAIRFAEKDVRSMGRTAAGVRGIRLKADDQLVGVGMIEPDKEKVLQVLTLAENGFGKRSNLSNYKVQNRGGGGIRTLKVSSKTGKVVKGMIIDSEQNKDNDIMVISSKGQVIRMPFKTISELGRDTQGVRLMRFKESKDKVVTFSKIVTDVKDRG from the coding sequence ATGCCAAAGAAAAAACAAACTGAAAAAAAGCCCAACGAAGAGCAGGCTCCAATCAAGGCAGCAGTTCAGGATATTTCTATAATTGATGAAATGCAAAGTTCATACATTGATTATGCTATGAGTGTTATAGTTTCTCGAGCGTTGCCAGATGTCCGAGATGGGCTAAAGCCTGTTCATCGTCGAATTCTGTATGCTATGTGGAGCGTTGGACTTCGTTCTAGTTCTAAATTTCGTAAATCGGCTACGGTAGTCGGTGAGGTTTTAGGTAAATATCATCCGCATGGTGATCAAGCTGTTTATGATTCAATGGCTAGGATGGCTCAGGACTTTAACATGCGCTACATGTTGGTTAATGGTCAGGGAAACTTTGGTTCAATGGATGGTGATAGGCCAGCGGCGATGCGTTATACCGAAGCAAAATTAAGAGGCATTTCTGAAGAATTATTATTTGATTTAGAAAAAGATACTGTTGATTTTAATCCCAACTATGACGGATCCCACAAAGAGCCCAGTGTTTTGCCAGCCAAGTTGCCACATTTACTTTTGAATGGTGGTGTGGGTATTGCAGTTGGTATGGCAACCAAGATACCTCCCCATAACCTGATGGAAGTTTGTGATGCGGTGTGTCATATGATTGATAATCCCGATTGTAATTCAGAAGATTTAATGGAGCATGTCAAAGGCCCAGATTTCCCAACTGGCGGTATTATTTATGATCAAACTGAAATAAAAAGAGCTTACACTACGGGAAAAGGTAAGATTGTTATGCGTGGTAAAACTGAGATTGTTGAAAGCAAGGCCGGTCAATTCAAAATAATTATTTCGGAAATTCCATATCAATTAAACAAAGCCAGTCTATTGGAAAAGATTGCAGAGTTTGTAAAAACAAAAAGATTAGAAGGTATTAGGGATGTGAGAGATGAGTCTAATAAGGATGGTGTACGAATTGTGGTTGAGCTTAAGCGAGATGCTTTCCCTAAAAAAGTTTTGAATCGGTTATTTAAATTAACCCAACTGCAATCAAATTTCGATGTTAATATGTTGGCTTTGACGGGTGATTATCAGCCAAAGGTTATGAACTTGTTTGATATTCTTAATTATTATCTTATTCATCGTCAGGAAGTTGTTGTTCGGCGAACAAAATATGAATTAAAAAAAGCAGAAGATCGTGCACATATTTTGGAAGGTTTAAGCAAGGCCATTGATAAGATCGATGCAGTGATAAAAATCATTAGAAAATCAAAAGACAAGGAATTAGCAAAGCAAAATTTAATTAAGCAATTTAAATTTACTGATATTCAAGCAGTTGCTATTTTGGAAATGCGATTACAGAACTTGGCGAATTTGGAGCGTTTAAAAATAGAAAACGAATTAAAAGAAAAGAAAAAAATTATTGCCGCATTAAAAAAATTACTATCTTCTAAAAAAGGTATTTTGGGTGTAATTAAAGATGAGTTAACTGAAATTAAAGAAAAATATGGTGATGAACGAAAGACTAAGATCATTAAGTCGGCAGTAGGTGAGTTTTCTCAGGAAGACTTGGTCCCGAATGAGCCAGCCTTGGTAATGGTCACAACGGATGGATATATTAAACGAATGCCACTAGAGACTTTCAAAACTCAACATCGAGGAGGTAAAGGGGTTATCGGTCTAACAACCAAGGAGGAAGATGTTGTTGATTTATTATTTACTACTTTGACACATAACGATTTGTTGTTTTTCACTTCAATGGGCAGAGTGTTTCAGCTAAAAGCTTATGATTTGCCAATTGGTTCAAGAACCTCAAAGGGACAGGCCTTGGTCAATTTCCTTCAGCTCGGACCTGATGAAAAAGTAACAGAAATATTACCAATAAAAGATCAGACCGATGCTAAGTTTTTATTCATGGTTACTGAGAAGGGAACGATTAAGAAAACTGCGATTGAAGATTTTGCTAATGTCCGTCGTTCTGGCTTGATTGCTATTCGTCTAAAGCCTGGGGACCGTTTACGTTGGGTTAAACCAACTAATGGAAAAAAGCAAATGATGTTAATTTCTGCTCGTGGTCAAGCAATCAGGTTTGCGGAAAAAGACGTACGAAGCATGGGGCGTACTGCGGCAGGTGTGCGTGGTATTAGACTGAAAGCCGATGATCAATTAGTAGGTGTCGGAATGATTGAACCGGACAAAGAAAAAGTTTTGCAAGTTTTGACCTTAGCAGAAAACGGCTTTGGTAAGCGTTCAAACCTATCAAACTACAAAGTCCAAAATCGTGGTGGTGGTGGTATCAGAACCTTGAAGGTTTCCAGCAAAACCGGAAAAGTTGTGAAAGGGATGATTATTGATTCTGAGCAAAATAAAGATAATGATATTATGGTCATTTCTAGTAAAGGTCAAGTAATAAGAATGCCTTTCAAGACGATCAGCGAACTTGGGCGTGATACTCAGGGAGTTCGATTGATGCGCTTTAAAGAATCCAAGGATAAGGTAGTTACATTTTCAAAAATTGTAACTGACGTGAAAGATCGAGGATAA